Proteins from one bacterium genomic window:
- a CDS encoding GDP-mannose 4,6-dehydratase — translation MRTLVAGCAGFIGAKVSEVLARDGHEVVGVDNLNDAYDVRLKNWRLEQIRRMPGLTVQQMDITHEGALSELGERHQFDAVVNLAARAGVRQSLLTPDLYYGTNVAGTLRLLEFCRYSRNLPPA, via the coding sequence GTGAGGACCCTCGTCGCCGGCTGCGCGGGATTTATCGGCGCGAAGGTGAGCGAAGTCTTGGCGCGCGACGGCCACGAGGTCGTGGGGGTGGACAACCTCAACGACGCCTACGACGTGCGCCTCAAGAATTGGCGTCTCGAACAGATTCGGAGGATGCCGGGACTGACCGTACAGCAGATGGACATCACCCACGAGGGGGCCCTCTCGGAACTCGGCGAGCGGCACCAATTTGACGCCGTAGTGAACCTGGCCGCCCGCGCCGGGGTGCGGCAGAGTCTTCTCACGCCCGACCTCTACTACGGGACGAACGTCGCGGGGACGCTTCGGCTCTTGGAATTCTGCCGATATTCGCGGAACCTCCCGCCCGCTTGA